A section of the Pseudomonas sp. FP453 genome encodes:
- a CDS encoding DNA-3-methyladenine glycosylase I, whose translation MRDYKWLHEYCLNRFGSAAELEAHLPVPNTPAQLRKISDDRYLSTLALRVFRAGLKHSVVDAKWPAFEKVFFGFDPEKVVLMGAEHLERLMQDTSIIRHLGKLKSVPRNAQMILDIAQEHGSFGAFIADWPVTDIVGLWKYLSKHGHQLGGLSAPRFLRMVGKDTFVPSYDVVAALNAQKIVDKAPTSLRDLATVQGAFNQWHAESGRPMCQLSMMLAYTVNH comes from the coding sequence ATGCGCGATTACAAGTGGCTGCACGAATACTGTCTGAACCGTTTCGGTTCGGCCGCCGAGTTGGAAGCCCATCTGCCGGTGCCCAACACCCCGGCGCAATTGCGCAAGATCAGCGATGACCGCTACCTGTCGACCCTGGCGCTGCGGGTGTTTCGCGCGGGCTTGAAGCACAGTGTGGTGGACGCCAAGTGGCCGGCATTCGAGAAAGTGTTCTTCGGCTTCGACCCGGAAAAAGTCGTGCTGATGGGCGCCGAGCACCTGGAGCGGCTGATGCAGGACACCAGCATCATCCGCCACCTGGGCAAGCTCAAGAGCGTGCCGCGCAATGCACAGATGATCCTGGACATCGCCCAGGAACACGGCAGCTTCGGCGCGTTTATCGCCGACTGGCCGGTGACCGACATCGTTGGGCTCTGGAAGTACCTGAGCAAGCACGGCCACCAGTTGGGCGGCTTGTCCGCGCCGCGCTTCTTGCGCATGGTCGGCAAGGATACGTTTGTGCCCAGTTACGACGTGGTGGCGGCGCTGAACGCGCAGAAGATCGTCGACAAGGCGCCGACCAGCCTGCGGGACCTGGCGACGGTGCAGGGGGCGTTCAACCAGTGGCATGCCGAGAGTGGGCGGCCGATGTGCCAGTTGTCGATGATGCTGGCCTATACGGTGAATCATTGA
- the ttcA gene encoding tRNA 2-thiocytidine(32) synthetase TtcA, whose translation MGTLTVNQNKLQKRLRRLAGEAVADFNMIEDGDKVMVCLSGGKDSYTLLDVLLHLQKVAPITFQIVAVNMDQKQPGFPEHVLPAYLKALGVEYHIVEKDTYSVVKELIPEGKTTCSLCSRLRRGTLYTFADEIGATKMALGHHRDDIVETFFLNMFFNGSLKAMPPKLRADDGRNVVIRPLAYCNEKDIQAYSDFKQFPIIPCNLCGSQENLQRQVVKEMLLDWERKTPGRTESIFRSLQNVQPSQLADRNLFDFTSLKIDESAASRFVNVVNL comes from the coding sequence ATGGGCACTCTTACGGTCAACCAGAACAAACTGCAAAAACGCCTGCGTCGCCTGGCCGGTGAAGCGGTCGCCGATTTCAACATGATCGAGGACGGCGACAAGGTCATGGTCTGCCTCTCCGGTGGCAAAGACAGCTACACCCTGCTCGACGTGCTGCTGCACCTGCAAAAGGTCGCGCCGATCACGTTCCAGATCGTCGCCGTCAACATGGACCAGAAACAACCGGGCTTCCCCGAGCACGTGCTGCCGGCCTACCTCAAAGCGCTCGGCGTCGAGTACCACATCGTCGAGAAAGACACCTATTCGGTGGTCAAGGAACTGATCCCGGAAGGCAAGACCACCTGCTCGCTGTGCTCGCGCCTGCGCCGTGGCACGCTCTACACCTTTGCCGATGAAATCGGCGCAACCAAGATGGCCCTCGGTCATCACCGCGATGACATCGTCGAGACCTTCTTCCTCAATATGTTCTTCAACGGCTCGCTCAAGGCCATGCCGCCCAAGCTGCGGGCCGATGACGGGCGCAACGTGGTGATCCGCCCGCTGGCGTATTGCAACGAGAAGGACATCCAGGCTTACTCCGACTTCAAGCAATTCCCGATCATCCCGTGCAACCTGTGTGGCTCCCAGGAAAACCTGCAGCGCCAGGTGGTCAAGGAGATGCTGCTGGATTGGGAGCGCAAGACCCCAGGCCGCACCGAGAGTATCTTCCGCAGCCTGCAGAACGTGCAGCCGTCGCAGTTGGCCGACCGCAATCTGTTTGACTTCACCAGCCTCAAGATCGATGAGAGCGCCGCTTCGCGCTTCGTCAATGTAGTGAACCTCTAA
- a CDS encoding Yip1 family protein → MIHHVVGLFTHPDQEWREIRGDKEESIGHMYLTHTLILAAIPAVSAFIGTTQVGWVIGNRAPVMLTQESALWMTLMSYAAMLGGVAVMGAFIHWMARTYDANPSMRRCVAFATYTATPLFIGGLAALYPHMWLGMVVGTAAICYTVYLLYVGLPTFMNIDPDEGFLFSSSVLAVGLVVLVAIMAFTVIVWGLGVGPIYTS, encoded by the coding sequence ATGATCCATCACGTCGTGGGGCTATTTACCCATCCCGACCAGGAATGGCGGGAAATCCGTGGCGATAAAGAAGAAAGCATCGGCCACATGTACCTCACCCATACGCTGATTCTTGCGGCGATCCCCGCCGTATCAGCCTTTATCGGCACCACCCAGGTCGGCTGGGTCATCGGCAACCGTGCGCCGGTCATGCTGACGCAGGAAAGCGCCTTGTGGATGACCCTGATGTCCTACGCCGCCATGCTCGGCGGCGTGGCGGTGATGGGCGCGTTCATCCACTGGATGGCCCGTACCTACGACGCCAACCCGAGCATGCGGCGCTGCGTGGCGTTCGCCACCTACACCGCGACACCATTGTTTATCGGCGGGCTGGCCGCGCTGTATCCGCATATGTGGCTGGGCATGGTGGTGGGCACGGCGGCGATTTGCTACACGGTGTACCTGCTGTATGTGGGGCTGCCGACCTTCATGAACATCGACCCCGACGAGGGTTTCCTGTTTTCCAGTTCGGTGCTGGCCGTAGGGCTGGTCGTGCTGGTGGCAATCATGGCGTTTACCGTGATTGTCTGGGGCCTGGGCGTAGGGCCGATCTACACCAGTTGA
- a CDS encoding SprT family zinc-dependent metalloprotease, with protein sequence MPEQLNTRVEDCFQQAESFFKRSFKRPQVSLKLRGQKAGVAHLHENLLRFNPQLYRENSQHFLKQTVAHEVAHLIAHQLFGERIQPHGEEWQLIMRGVYELPPDRCHTYAVKRRQVMRYIYRCPCADSDFPFSAQRHGLVAQGRRYLCRRCRQTLVFTGETRVE encoded by the coding sequence ATGCCCGAGCAGCTCAACACCCGCGTCGAAGATTGTTTCCAACAAGCCGAATCCTTTTTCAAACGAAGCTTCAAACGCCCCCAGGTCAGCCTCAAGCTGCGGGGCCAGAAGGCCGGTGTCGCGCATTTGCACGAGAACCTGCTGCGCTTCAACCCCCAGTTGTACCGCGAAAACAGCCAACATTTCCTGAAACAGACCGTGGCCCATGAAGTGGCGCATTTGATTGCCCACCAATTGTTTGGCGAGCGTATCCAGCCCCATGGCGAGGAATGGCAGCTGATCATGCGCGGGGTCTACGAACTGCCACCGGACCGTTGCCATACCTATGCGGTGAAACGGCGCCAGGTGATGCGGTATATCTACCGCTGCCCATGCGCGGACAGTGACTTTCCGTTTTCGGCGCAGCGCCATGGGTTGGTGGCACAGGGGCGGCGGTATTTGTGTCGGCGGTGTCGGCAGACCCTGGTGTTCACTGGGGAAACTCGGGTGGAGTGA
- a CDS encoding CaiB/BaiF CoA-transferase family protein has product MTGPLASLKVLDFSTLLPGPFASLLLADMGAEVLRIESPTRMDLLRVLPPHDRGTSASHAYLNRNKRSLALDLKQAEALEIVRALVKEYDIVLEQFRPGVMERLGLGYEALKAINPKLIYVSITGYGQTGPYKDRAGHDINYLALAGVASYTGREDSGPLPLGVQLADVGGGSLHAVVGLLAAVIARQHSGVGQYLDVSMTDCSFSLNAMAAAGYLACGVEPGRESHVLNGGSFYDYYRTRDGRWMSVGSLEPAFMQQLCETLGRPELAAQGLSPKPEQQKALKQALQVEFEKRSFDELCALFAEVDACVEPVLSLSEAVEHPQLKARALVSQVPRGDGSSQAQLACPLKFSQGLPAPRHIGVAVGAHSDEVLAELGMSAQRIDELRRSRVVG; this is encoded by the coding sequence ATGACAGGTCCCCTGGCGTCCCTCAAAGTGCTGGATTTCTCCACCTTGCTGCCTGGCCCGTTTGCGTCCTTGCTGCTCGCGGACATGGGCGCCGAGGTCTTGCGCATCGAATCGCCCACGCGCATGGACCTGCTGCGGGTGTTACCGCCCCATGACCGGGGCACGTCGGCGAGCCATGCCTACCTCAATCGCAATAAACGCAGCCTGGCGCTGGACCTCAAGCAGGCCGAAGCGTTGGAGATCGTACGCGCGTTGGTCAAGGAGTACGACATTGTCCTTGAGCAGTTTCGCCCTGGGGTGATGGAGCGGCTGGGTTTGGGCTATGAGGCGTTGAAGGCGATCAACCCAAAGCTTATTTATGTGTCGATCACCGGCTACGGCCAGACCGGCCCCTACAAGGACCGCGCCGGGCACGATATCAACTACCTGGCGCTGGCCGGCGTGGCCAGCTACACCGGGCGCGAGGACAGCGGGCCGTTGCCCCTGGGCGTGCAATTGGCGGATGTGGGCGGTGGCTCGTTGCATGCGGTGGTGGGGTTGCTGGCGGCGGTGATCGCCCGGCAGCACAGTGGCGTCGGCCAATACCTGGATGTAAGCATGACTGACTGTTCGTTCAGCCTGAATGCCATGGCCGCTGCGGGTTACCTGGCGTGTGGGGTTGAGCCTGGGAGGGAGAGCCATGTGCTCAATGGCGGCAGTTTTTATGACTATTACCGCACGCGGGATGGGCGGTGGATGTCGGTCGGCAGCCTGGAGCCGGCGTTTATGCAGCAACTGTGCGAAACGCTGGGGCGGCCTGAGTTGGCGGCGCAAGGGTTGTCGCCCAAGCCCGAGCAGCAAAAGGCCCTGAAACAGGCGTTGCAGGTTGAGTTCGAGAAACGCAGTTTTGACGAGCTTTGCGCGTTGTTCGCCGAAGTGGATGCTTGTGTCGAACCGGTGCTGAGTTTGAGTGAGGCGGTGGAGCATCCCCAGTTGAAGGCGCGGGCGTTGGTCAGCCAGGTGCCTCGGGGTGATGGTTCGAGCCAGGCGCAACTGGCGTGTCCGTTGAAGTTCTCGCAGGGTTTGCCGGCGCCTCGGCATATTGGGGTGGCGGTGGGGGCGCACAGTGATGAGGTGTTGGCGGAGTTGGGTATGAGTGCTCAGCGAATTGACGAGCTGCGGCGGTCCAGGGTGGTTGGGTAG
- the tusD gene encoding sulfurtransferase complex subunit TusD: protein MKFAIAVFSAAHAPSSRRALLFAQAALAGGHEIVRLFFYQDGVYSASNNIVAPQDEQDIARQWREFVSLHQLDGVVCIAAALRRGVLNHEEASRYQRSAVNLEAPWALSGLGQLHDAAQAADRLICFGGP, encoded by the coding sequence ATGAAGTTTGCGATTGCCGTGTTTTCCGCCGCTCACGCGCCCTCCTCGCGCCGCGCCCTGCTGTTCGCCCAGGCGGCGCTGGCTGGCGGGCACGAGATTGTGCGGCTGTTTTTCTATCAGGATGGCGTGTACAGCGCGTCCAACAACATTGTCGCGCCCCAGGATGAGCAAGACATCGCGCGCCAATGGCGTGAGTTCGTCAGCCTGCACCAGCTCGACGGCGTCGTGTGCATTGCCGCCGCCTTGCGTCGCGGCGTGCTTAATCATGAAGAAGCCTCGCGTTATCAGCGCAGCGCGGTGAACCTCGAAGCCCCGTGGGCGTTGTCGGGCCTGGGGCAGTTGCACGATGCGGCCCAGGCCGCCGACCGCCTGATCTGTTTTGGAGGGCCGTGA
- the tusC gene encoding sulfurtransferase complex subunit TusC, whose translation MSKSLLVISRQAPWSGPGAREALDIVLAGGAFDLPIGLLFMDDGVFQLAPHQNAKAVQQKDLSANLQALGLFGIDDVFVCRHSMAVRGLTPPTEAQPLSNEAISQLIDRYDQVITL comes from the coding sequence ATGTCCAAATCCCTATTGGTGATCAGCCGCCAGGCGCCGTGGTCCGGCCCCGGTGCGCGGGAAGCCCTGGATATCGTGCTGGCCGGCGGTGCCTTTGATTTGCCGATTGGCTTGCTGTTCATGGATGACGGCGTGTTTCAGCTCGCACCGCACCAGAACGCCAAGGCCGTGCAACAAAAGGACCTGAGTGCCAACCTGCAGGCATTGGGGCTGTTTGGCATCGACGATGTCTTTGTCTGCCGTCACAGCATGGCCGTGCGTGGCTTGACGCCGCCCACTGAGGCGCAACCGTTGAGCAACGAGGCTATTTCCCAATTGATTGACCGTTACGACCAGGTGATTACCCTCTGA
- the tusB gene encoding sulfurtransferase complex subunit TusB, giving the protein MSTLHVLSHSPFSDSRLDSCLRICGAEDAILLCGDGAYGLHAPALHTKGVKVFVLAEDMQARNLPLPDWADSVDYPGFVQLSLDYDKVNSWL; this is encoded by the coding sequence ATGTCGACTTTACATGTGCTGTCTCACTCGCCATTTTCCGACAGCCGCCTCGACAGTTGCCTACGCATCTGCGGCGCCGAGGACGCGATCCTGCTGTGCGGCGACGGCGCCTACGGGCTGCACGCGCCCGCCCTGCACACCAAGGGCGTGAAGGTGTTTGTGCTGGCCGAAGACATGCAGGCGCGCAACCTGCCCTTACCGGACTGGGCCGACAGCGTGGACTATCCTGGCTTCGTGCAACTGTCCCTCGATTACGACAAGGTCAACAGCTGGTTATGA
- a CDS encoding TusE/DsrC/DsvC family sulfur relay protein, with protein sequence MNTLTVGERTLELDKDGYLINLDDWSAEVANALAAAEALELTPDHWQILDLLRGFYAEFQLSPATRPLIKYTALKLGPEKGNSLHLNKLFNGTPAKLAAKLAGLPRPTNCL encoded by the coding sequence ATGAACACCTTGACCGTAGGCGAACGCACCCTCGAATTGGACAAGGACGGTTACCTGATCAACCTGGACGACTGGTCCGCCGAGGTCGCCAACGCCCTGGCCGCCGCAGAAGCCCTGGAGCTGACGCCCGACCACTGGCAGATCCTCGACCTGCTGCGCGGCTTCTACGCCGAATTCCAGCTGTCCCCGGCCACGCGTCCGCTGATCAAGTACACCGCGTTGAAGCTCGGCCCGGAAAAGGGCAACAGCCTGCACCTCAACAAACTGTTCAACGGCACTCCCGCCAAACTCGCCGCCAAGCTGGCGGGCCTGCCCAGGCCGACGAATTGCTTATGA
- a CDS encoding glutathione S-transferase family protein — MGLLIEGHWKDQWYESNADGAFQREQAQRRNWVTADGAPGPSGEGGFQAEAGRYHLYVSLACPWAHRTLILRKLKGLESLIDVSVVSWLMLENGWTFDKAHGSSGDALDDFAFMHQRYTADTADYTGRVTVPVLWDKKLKRIVSNESAEIIRMFNSAFNGLTGNTLDFYPEALRPTIDALNERIYPAVNNGVYRAGFATSQHAYESAFDDVFAELDYLEQHLGDHRYLAGEYLTEADVRLFTTLIRFDAVYYGHFKCNLRRIADYPNLSNWLRELYQWPGVAETVDFGHIKGHYYASHRTINPTGIVPKGPLQAFDTKHDRLKLKGNAVWS, encoded by the coding sequence ATGGGTTTGCTGATCGAAGGACACTGGAAAGACCAGTGGTACGAAAGTAACGCGGACGGCGCATTCCAGCGCGAACAAGCGCAACGCCGTAACTGGGTGACCGCCGACGGCGCGCCCGGCCCTAGCGGCGAAGGCGGCTTCCAGGCCGAAGCCGGCCGCTACCACCTGTATGTGTCCCTCGCCTGCCCCTGGGCCCACCGCACGCTGATCCTGCGCAAGCTCAAGGGCCTGGAAAGCCTGATCGACGTGTCCGTGGTCAGTTGGCTGATGCTGGAAAACGGCTGGACCTTCGACAAGGCCCACGGCTCCAGCGGCGACGCCCTCGACGATTTTGCCTTCATGCACCAGCGCTATACCGCTGACACCGCCGACTACACCGGCCGGGTGACGGTGCCTGTGCTGTGGGACAAAAAGCTCAAGCGTATCGTCAGCAATGAATCGGCGGAGATCATCCGCATGTTCAACAGCGCGTTCAACGGGCTGACCGGCAACACCCTGGACTTCTACCCCGAGGCGCTGCGCCCGACCATCGACGCACTGAATGAGCGTATTTACCCGGCCGTGAACAACGGTGTGTACCGCGCAGGTTTCGCCACTTCACAACACGCCTATGAAAGTGCGTTTGATGATGTGTTTGCCGAATTGGATTACCTGGAACAGCACCTGGGTGACCATCGCTACCTGGCGGGTGAATACCTGACCGAAGCGGATGTGCGCCTGTTTACTACGCTGATTCGCTTTGATGCGGTGTATTACGGGCACTTCAAATGCAATTTGCGGCGGATTGCGGATTATCCGAACCTGTCGAATTGGCTACGGGAGTTGTATCAGTGGCCGGGAGTGGCCGAGACGGTGGATTTCGGGCATATCAAGGGGCATTACTATGCCAGTCACCGTACGATCAATCCGACGGGGATTGTGCCTAAAGGCCCGTTGCAAGCATTTGATACCAAGCATGATCGCTTGAAATTGAAGGGCAACGCAGTTTGGAGCTGA